The Fodinibius saliphilus genomic interval ATATTAAATTTATTGGTCCGTCGGCCGACAGTATTGCTCGCATGGGTAATAAAACGATGGCCAAAGAAACCATGATCGAAAGTGGCGTACCAGTGGTACCCGGCAGTGATGGCGTGGTTGAAACCTACGAAGACGCCCAAAAAGTTTGTGAAGATATCGGCTATCCTGTTATCGTAAAAGCTTCTTCCGGCGGTGGCGGTCGCGGTATGCGTATCGTCCATGAGCCAGAAAACCTGCAAAAGTCTTTTAGTATGTGTAAGACAGAAGCAGAATCGGCTTTTGATGACCCAGATGTCTATATCGAGAAGTTTGTAGAGGATCCACACCACGTGGAGATACAGGTACTTGGAGATCAGCATGGAAATATTATTCATTTGGGAGAACGAGACTGTTCTCTGCAACGTCGCCATCAAAAGATATTAGAAGAAGCGCCCTCCCCTCTCATGACACCAGAACTTCGTGAAAAGATGGGACAAGCTGCTATTAATGCTTCAAAAGCGGTAGATTATGAAGGGGCTGGAACAGTAGAATTTCTCGTCGATAAAGACAGAAACTTCTACTTTATGGAGATGAATACTCGTATTCAGGTTGAACACCCGGTTACCGAAGAAGTTACCAATTATGATCTGGTAGCAGAACAGATTAAAGCTGCTGCTGGAAAAGAATTGGAGCAGAAGGAACTGAAAATGCGGGGCCATGCTATTGAATGTCGTATTAACGCAGAAGATCCGGAACACAATTTCCGACCTTCAGCAGGAAAAATTGAGGTCTTTCATACCCCTGGTGGACATAGCGTACGGGTTGATACGCATGCATATGCAGGATATCGTATCCCGCCTCATTACGACTCAATGATTGCCAAACTTATTGTTAGTGCGCCTACACGTGAAGATGCTATAAAACGCATGAAGCGATCACTTGAAGAATTTATTGTAGAGGGCATTAAAACAACTATCCCCTATCACATTCAACTTATGGATGACGAAAATTTCAAGAAAGGTACATTTAATACAAAGTATCTCTCAGAATTTACATTTAATCCGGAAAAATAGATTAACGAAATTATGAGCTATCCCAGCGATCTGAAATATACTAAAGAACACGAATGGATCCGAGACAATGGCGATGGAACAGCAACTATTGGCGTAACTGACTTTGCCCAAAGTGAGCTCGGTGATATCGTATTTGTTGAAATTGAACCGGAAGGTTTTGAGTTTGACAAAGATGAAGTTTTCGGGA includes:
- the accC gene encoding acetyl-CoA carboxylase biotin carboxylase subunit, with the translated sequence MFNKILIANRGEIALRIIRTCKEMGINTVAVYSTADEDSLPVKFADEAVCIGPPPSSESYLKIPRLLAAAEITNAEAIHPGYGFLSEKAEFSRICAEHDIKFIGPSADSIARMGNKTMAKETMIESGVPVVPGSDGVVETYEDAQKVCEDIGYPVIVKASSGGGGRGMRIVHEPENLQKSFSMCKTEAESAFDDPDVYIEKFVEDPHHVEIQVLGDQHGNIIHLGERDCSLQRRHQKILEEAPSPLMTPELREKMGQAAINASKAVDYEGAGTVEFLVDKDRNFYFMEMNTRIQVEHPVTEEVTNYDLVAEQIKAAAGKELEQKELKMRGHAIECRINAEDPEHNFRPSAGKIEVFHTPGGHSVRVDTHAYAGYRIPPHYDSMIAKLIVSAPTREDAIKRMKRSLEEFIVEGIKTTIPYHIQLMDDENFKKGTFNTKYLSEFTFNPEK